TCACCAACGGAGGCAGTGAGGCCCTGATGTTCGCCATGATGGCCCTGTGCGATCCAGGAGACGATGTGTTGGTCCCCGAACCTTTCTACGCAAACTACAACGCCTTCAGCCGCTGCATCAACGTCAACGTAGTCCCTATCACCACCAAAGCGGAGGAGGGATTCCACCTTCCCTCGGAGGCGGAGATAGAGAGCAGAATAACCCCAAAGACCAGGGCCATAGTCCTCAGCAATCCAGGCAACCCCACAGGGGTCATATACAGCAGGGAGGAGATGGACATGCTCTCCCGCATAGTCAGGAAACACGATATGTCCATCGTCGCCGACGAGGTATACCGTGAGTTCGTCTACGACGGCCTTAAGTACACCAGCTTCGGCAACCTGCCGGAGATCGCTGACCGTGTTATCATCGTCGACTCGGTCTCCAAAAGATACAGCGCCTGCGGAGCTAGGATCGGGTCTCTGGCGTCCAAAAACAAGGAATTCTCCAAGGAGGTCCTCAAGCTCTGTCAGGGAAGGCTCTGCGTCCCTACACTGGAGCAGGTCGGAGCGACCGCCCTCTACGGCACTCCCACGTCCTACCTGGACGAGGTCAACGAGGAATACCAGAAGCGTCGTAACACCCTCTACAAAGCCCTCAAAGAGATGCCCGGGGTCATATGCGAAGAGCCTAAAGGCGCGTTCTACGTGGTCATAAAGATGCCTGTAGACGATGCGGAGAAGTTTGCGGTGTGGATGCTGGAGCACTTCGACGTAAACGGCGAAACCACTATGATAGCCCCCGCCGAGGGCTTCTACGGCACCCCTGGACTTGGCAAAAGCGAGGCTAGACTCGCCTACGTCCTGAAAAACGAGGACCTAGCGAAGGCCATGGACATACTGAAAGCAGGCCTCGAGGCCTACCCCGGCAGGGTAGAGTCGGCAATACCGGCGATGTAAGACAAAAGAGCCACTCCCTAGGGAGTGGCTCTTTTGTCTTACATCTTTTTACATCGATTAATTACAGCAAGAGCACCCTGAACATCCGCCACAACCGGAGTTCTCCTCCACAAAAGCGGAAGTAACCACGAGGTTTACCATTCCCCTAATTCCCTTTAGGTCTATGTCAACCGTGTTACCGTCAAACTCCAAAAAATCGGGGACCCACACGGACACTTGCCCATTGGTTAAAAGTTGATAATTATCCACCGACTCTGGAGCTCCACTCTTCACCAGAACGGCCTCTACAGCTCCACATCCCAAACCTACAGAACCCTGAAATACCGTAACTTCAGGACCTATTTCCACGATTCTCTCTTTAGCTCTATCGGTAACCTTTAACTCTAACTTTATATTTCTCACAATCCACACCTCCGTGGTATGATTTCCTGAACCCATCATACCACGAGAGGGTATATATCGCAAGAAATATCTTTATTCTTTATAGGTATACATATAAAAATCTAACACATACGGTCTAGTGGCAGCCGGTACAGCCACCGCAGCCAGAGGTCTCCTCCACGTAGGCTGAGGTAACCACCAGGTTCACCATCCAGAGAAAACCCTGAAGGTCTATTGAAACCGTGTCGTCGTCAAACCCCAGATACTCGGGAACCCATACGGACATGCCGTCGGACTTCAGTACCTGATAGCTGTCGGTGGAGTCAGGTGCGCCGCTCTTCACGAGAACGGCCTGTCTGG
The uncultured Dethiosulfovibrio sp. genome window above contains:
- a CDS encoding pyridoxal phosphate-dependent aminotransferase — its product is MLSVRFSDRIRSMNESPIRKLVPIAAAAKAKGKKVYHLNIGQPDITTPPSFLQSIRDFSQDVIAYATSPGDPKLIDAIIEYYKGYDMHFEPDEVLITNGGSEALMFAMMALCDPGDDVLVPEPFYANYNAFSRCINVNVVPITTKAEEGFHLPSEAEIESRITPKTRAIVLSNPGNPTGVIYSREEMDMLSRIVRKHDMSIVADEVYREFVYDGLKYTSFGNLPEIADRVIIVDSVSKRYSACGARIGSLASKNKEFSKEVLKLCQGRLCVPTLEQVGATALYGTPTSYLDEVNEEYQKRRNTLYKALKEMPGVICEEPKGAFYVVIKMPVDDAEKFAVWMLEHFDVNGETTMIAPAEGFYGTPGLGKSEARLAYVLKNEDLAKAMDILKAGLEAYPGRVESAIPAM
- a CDS encoding heme biosynthesis protein HemY, producing the protein MRNIKLELKVTDRAKERIVEIGPEVTVFQGSVGLGCGAVEAVLVKSGAPESVDNYQLLTNGQVSVWVPDFLEFDGNTVDIDLKGIRGMVNLVVTSAFVEENSGCGGCSGCSCCN